In Anopheles gambiae chromosome 2, idAnoGambNW_F1_1, whole genome shotgun sequence, a single window of DNA contains:
- the LOC133391197 gene encoding uncharacterized protein LOC133391197, which produces MASNQDKKSGLMSHAISRLYKQRLEEVERELLLAQQPEPPTADDRARDAVPVQFEDVPMPMEVIDDAAPLSESEEEGTTNASSVEDTDVEDIQVEVEMPDHPYGDLSCEDGLRMWALQTGQTHRSLNLLLGHLRHHFPQTKLPRDARTLMNTPVSGAPETALTPIAGGQLWYQGVEKCLLSYFR; this is translated from the exons ATGGCCTCAAATCAGGACAAGAAAAGTGGCTTGATGTCCCATGCAATTTCCCGGCTCTACAAGCAGCGTCtggaggaagtggaaaggGAACTCCTTCTTGCCCAGCAGCCAGAACCTCCGACTGCGG ATGACCGAGCGCGTGATGCTGTGCCAGTGCAGTTTGAAGATGTTCCGATGCCCATGGAAGTGATCG ACGATGCTGCTCCGCTTAGCGAAAGCGAGGAGGAAGGTACGACCAACGCAAGCAGCGTCGAGGATACAGACGTGGAGGATATCCAGGTCGAGGTGGAAATGCCAGACCATCCGTACGGAGATCTTTCGTGCGAGGATGGCTTGAGGATGTGGGCCCTGCAAACTGGACAAACTCATCGGAGTTTGAACCTTTTGCTGGGCCATTTGCGACATCACTTCCCCCAGACCAAATTGCCACGAGATGCACGGACGTTGATGAACACGCCTGTGTCCGGAGCACCGGAGACAGCCCTTACACCCATCGCAGGTGGGCAGCTGTGGTACCAGGGTGTGGAAAAATGCCTGCTTTCATATTTTCGGTAA